GACTTGCAACTTAGAGGTGAGGTGAAAGTCTAAAGGATTTTTCATATGATACTCAATGGTTTTCTTTGCCTCATTTCTTGAGCATTATGACGTGTATTCGAAGCACGACGTGACAATGAGACAATTGCTTTTTTATGGGTGCAATTTGATATGTTAGATTTGTTAATGGAAAGTTGTATCGTTTGATCGTACTTGATGAAACATTTCCAATCATTGATGAACGGTTCCATCCAATTTGAATACTTGCTACTTTCtcccccaccaccaccacaactTGATTTAAGTCATGAAGTGCTTTTGCGACTCATATTTCCTTAtgtttcaaatttttcattCATCCCTCCAGCTGAGCTCCGTTCTTGCTTTCTCTTTATGTTTAAACAATGTTTGTACAAAAGCGCTTTGATTGATGCACTCTTCTTTGAGAATTGGAATGAATTTTTGTCTGATCCTAATGGGTGGCACCGTTAGAGTGTTTAAGGAGAggttactgttttttttttttttttgctaattagttatcaacaaaaaaattcacatacCCTAGATTCTTAAAACTCATTCAACATATCATTTTATCTATATGTGTATCAtcatatcatttcattaatctATCACATCACTCTCAATTGTCTCTTTCACTCTTTTGGGATGTACGTCAACTATTAGAGTGTCCATCAAACATTATTGCTTACTTATTTGTATATGGATACTcctttcataataataataataattaataataataaagactTTTTTCATCATGTGCAAAATTGcacatattaaaatatttaaaatagaaattttgtattgaaacttATAcgtttaatattaaatataattttttgaataataatataCGTTGCTCTAAAAAAGAATGCGaaagcataaataaataaaaaaactcaaatggaAACATCAACGGGTCCCATTAAGCTCCTTATAATAAACGGTAGTTTTGATGGGATCCGAACAACCATTAatgcatgcatatatatgtagGAGTATATGgtaattgaatgaacttaaaaaatcaattttacttatatttaaaaatgaaggGAGTACCTTCAAACATTTTAATGCGCCTACTTAAATCACAAGCTTGTGTTACCAAACTCGACAGTATATGGTAATTCTTGCCTATCAAAAAGGTGTGTATAGTTCATGCTAAGTTGGTATCAACGGAAATCATTTGAAACTTTAGAGACATTGTTTTAAAACCCACTCTGATTCATCAATTcatacttttttaatttaaagtatcatatgtttatttaaaaaaaaaatcatgaaataaaaaaaaaaaaaaaacataattctcgaatccctaattcccaatttctTCTACCTAATTCCATGAACAATATGAGAGTATCACAGCACATATATGagtttgattaatttttcacAATACTGGGTGTGAGGAATTTTTCAAGCACTACCGACAAAAGAAATAGAGATCACTTCGTCGTTACTTTGCACAACAATGTCTTAATCATTCTAGCAAAACACTCTTCATCGCTCTCCGATGCTACACCAACACCATTGTGAAGgtcaaaaaaaattccaaaacccAAATTCTACAATTAAAATCATAAGAGAATCATTTTCTACCAAAATCATAACTGCTTCCAATAACTTGAAATTAATCTCTAAAGCTTGAGCATGATGACACAAATGGTTCATCGTCGAGAATAAGCTTTTATAATATAACGAAACAGTTagaaatctctctctctctctctctctctctctctctctctctctctctctctctctctctctctctctctctctctctctctctctctctctctctctctctctctctctctctctctctctctctctctctctctctctctctctctctctctctctctctctctctctctctctctctctctctctctctctctctctctctctctctctctctctctctctctctctctctctctctcaaatttCGGCATGTTCATGGAAAAGTGATGTTTGTCATTAGAAAGTGTACTAAATTGTCGTTAAGTAGTAAAATTTATAAGTTAGTATCGATGTAGATTGTGAAATCTCAATTTAACTACTACAATAATAGTTTGGATATATACAATTGGGGGGTGTTTCACTTGGCAATGGTTGGATTAACTGTTCTTTAAAGAAATAGGTAAGACACTGATTAGGTCATGATAGATCTGCTTCTCTTAATTACATAGAAACTCACCCCCTTGATTGCAATTGTTCCAATAGTTTAGTTTCACGACATTTGATCAAAATAGTTAAGTTAATTTCTAGATCACTaatctttttctcttgttacGACCCCCTAATGTCTTATATGAAACTATATCAATTGAAGGCTTGATTGTATGCCAAATTATTATCACAAAGCAGTTAGCTCAAGCCCCAAAGCTAAGGTTAATGGTCATCGAGACCAAAATCAGTTTATAAACATTCATAATCGGATAAAAAAGcattaaaaacaattataactGAAAGCCAAAGAGAAAGACACATAAGCATCCAGACAAGCCCCCCACACAGCAACTACCGGCTCAAGTAGAGAATTGCTTCCACCACTCACTCATAGTGAGAGCAAGGCGAACCAAGGTGggacttataaaaaaaaagaaccaaTAACACAAAGAGAACTGGGTCTTCAGAACCAATTCCTCCACATCTAAAATCTTACCGACAAACACAAAATCATTAATGTAACATGTGTCACATTGCGtgaattttgtaaattttaaataCTAATTTTGCTTTCTACTCATAAAAATTGTGAACTTTAACCgaaaaattatgatatattaaaaatatgtattaagAACAGGGCCGACCCAAGCTATAGGCAAACCAGGCATTTGCTTAAGgccttgattttttattttttttttacctattaTGCatggtacttttttttttttagcgaatctcatatttatttatggaaataaaaaatttaagagaaaTAATACAAGTTGTCGAATGATATAGCAATTGATTTGCTTAATTTTATAGAAAGACTTGGTTTTTTTCCAGATGTGTATATTGGTTATAGAATATAATGTTAACAATTCATATAATTGTTGTGTCTgcaaatttgaatttgttttattgttgATTCAAAAAGAAATGTTAAACTAAACCgattataataattttgcatccaaaaaaatagaaatcactttgaataaaaatataatttttgtaaaataaatatataattaataatttcttttttgtacaAACTAGTAATAACTTAAAATGCTTCAATTTAGATTTCGCGTTGAGCATCAATATGTGTTGGAACGGTCCTGATTAAAAAAGTTTTAtgctatgtattttttttaccagTGAATTATAGAAATCTCAtccataaatttaaaaagagaGGTAATAAGACAAGATAacacattcatcattttttggaAAAGCTTATCATCATTACAAATACATAGTCTGATGCAAATTTATACATGATTTCTCCCGAAGAAATATCTATCTATACTATATAGTGGCAAGATAGATAAATACACCATTATATCAACAcacaacattatttttattcatgaaatATATTACTGAGAAAGAGTGCATGGTGCATGAAGATAGATATCATTATGATCAGTTTTGAGTTTTGTCCTCAGTTTGCTCGGCACCGTGACTACCGTGGCCTCCTCCACCGTGTCCACCTCCACCATGGTTGTAACCACCTCAACCGTGGTGGTAACTACCTCGTCCATGGTTGTAACTAGCTCCACCTTTGTTGAAACTACCACCTCCACCACCATTTCTGGCATCATTTACTTCATTAGTCTTTTCCTCAGTTTGCACGGCAACAGATTCAGCAGCACCGCGACCACCATGACCTCCTCCACGATTGTAACCACCGTGACCTCCGTGGCCTCCACCACCATTGTAACCACCTCCACCGTTGTGGTAACCACCTCCACCGTTGTGGTAACCACCACCGTTGTGGTAACCACCACCGTGGTTATAACCTCCACCATTGTAACCACCACCGTGGTTATAACCACCATGGTTGTAGCCTCCATATTTGGCATCGTTTACTTCATTAGTCTTTTCTACAACTTCTGCAAACACAATATATATGAATCATtactttatttataattaactagaaaagaatttaaaaaatatagaaaatgcTTGTGAAagtatttataaagaaaaataatatatagcTCACCCTTTTTGGCATCAGTGGAAGTTTCAGTTAAGTCCCTTGCGGACATCACTGAGGAAATAAGAGCCATAGCCAAGAGGCCTAGCATGAGGATTGCCTTTTTTGAATCCATTGTTCAAACTTTATTCAAATGTGATATTTAGTAGTGAACTATGATAAAACTAAGTAAGAAGTGTGCTCTATATATAATGGAGGAGTGAAGTAGGGGACCTTTACTTGGTAGTTGAGATGGTAGCTAGTGTGTATTAATTCATTACTTTTTAGATTCTCAATGTATCTAGTTTATATTATAAACTATATACATCTTTTATacaattaatcaaaaaaaatgaaattttatttataatagt
Above is a genomic segment from Medicago truncatula cultivar Jemalong A17 chromosome 5, MtrunA17r5.0-ANR, whole genome shotgun sequence containing:
- the LOC11431169 gene encoding cold and drought-regulated protein CORA; translated protein: MDSKKAILMLGLLAMALISSVMSARDLTETSTDAKKEVVEKTNEVNDAKYGGYNHGGYNHGGGYNGGGYNHGGGYHNGGGYHNGGGGYHNGGGGYNGGGGHGGHGGYNRGGGHGGRGAAESVAVQTEEKTNEVNDARNGGGGGSFNKGGASYNHGRGSYHHG